From Mustela erminea isolate mMusErm1 chromosome 1, mMusErm1.Pri, whole genome shotgun sequence, a single genomic window includes:
- the TNNC1 gene encoding troponin C, slow skeletal and cardiac muscles, with product MDDIYKAAVEQLTEEQKNEFKAAFDIFVLGAEDGCISTKELGKVMRMLGQNPTPEELQEMIDEVDEDGSGTVDFDEFLVMMVRCMKDDSKGKSEEELSDLFRMFDKNADGYIDLDELKVMLQATGETITEDDIEELMKDGDKNNDGRIDYDEFLEFMKGVE from the exons ATGGACGACATCTACAAGGCTGCG GTAGAACAGCTGACAGAAGAGCAGAAAAATG AATTCAAGGCAGCCTTTGACATCTTCGTGCTGGGCGCCGAGGATGGCTGCATTAGCACCAAGGAGCTGGGCAAGGTGATGAGGATGCTGGGCCAGAACCCCACACCTGAGGAGCTGCAGGAGATGATTGACGAGGTGGATGAGGACG GCAGCGGCACAGTGGACTTCGATGAGTTCCTAGTCATGATGGTTCGGTGCATGAAGGACGACAGCAAAGGAAAGTCTGAGGAGGAGCTGTCGGACCTCTTCCGCATGTTTGACAA AAATGCTGATGGCTACATAGACCTGGACGAGCTGAAGGTGATGCTTCAGGCTACAGGCGAGACCATCACGGAAGATGACATCGAGGAGCTCATGAAGGATGGTGACAAGAACAACGATGGCCGCATTGACTATGACG AGTTCCTGGAGTTCATGAAAGGGGTGGAGTAG
- the NISCH gene encoding nischarin isoform X1, translating into MAAVARSFGPEREAEPVKEARVVGSELVDTYTVYIIQVTDGSHEWTVKHRYSDFYDLHEKLVAEKKIDKNLLPPKKIIGKNSRSLVEKREKDLEIYLQTLLAAFPGVAPSVLAHFLHFHLYEINGITAALAEELFEKGEQLLGAGEVFAIGPLQLYAVTEQLQQGKPTCASGDAKTDLGHILDFTCRLKYLKVSGTEGPFGTSNIQEQLLPFDLSIFKSLHQVEISHCGARRIRGLVASKPTLATMSVRFSATSMKEVLVPEASEFDEWEPEGTALEGPVTAVIPTWQALTTLDLSHNSISEIDESVKLIPKIEFLDLSHNGVLVVDNLQHLYNLVHLDLSYNKLSSLEGVHTKLGNIKTLNLAGNLLESLSGLHKLYSLVSLDLRDNRIEQLEEVRSIGSLPCLEHVALLSNPLSILPDYRTKVLAQFGERASEVCLDNTATTEKELDTVEVLKAIQKAKEVKSKLSHPEKKVIEDSRLSAAPCIRPSGSPPSVAPATASLPQPILSNQGIMFVQEEALASSLSSTDSLTPEDRPIARGCSDSLESIPSGQAPSDDFRDIPGAVGGVSPEHAEPEVQVVPGSGQIIFLPFTCIGYTATNQDFIQRLSTLIRQAIERQLPAWIEAANQREEGQGEQGEDDEDDEDDEDAAENRYFEMGPPDAEEEEEGGRVEEEEEEEEEEEEGEEERLALEWALGADEDFLLEHIRILKVLWCFLIHVQDSIRQFAACLVLTDFGIAVFEIPHQESRGSSQHILSALRFVFCFPHGDLTEFGFLMPELCLVLKVRHSENTLFIISDAAGLHGFHADLRSCFAPQHMAMLCSPVLYGSHTTLQEFLRQLLTFYKVAGGCQERSQGCFPVYLVYSDKRMVQTAAGDYSGNIEWASCTLCSAVRRSCCAPSEAVKSAAIPYWLLLTPQHLNVIKADFNPMPNRGTHNCRNRNSFKLSRVPLSTVLLDPTRSCTQPRGAFADGHVLELLVGYRFVTAIFVLPHEKFHFLRIYNQLRASLQDLKTVVIAKTPATGARSQSPLVEGQAAEDRASSDQRPQEAPAEASAPAPAPAEAPALDLAPGEGPALALEEALCPAMATGPVEPSLPAPVPAEASRPAESPEETPAESPAPAEPSGPVEAPAQYPSEHLIRSTSEENQIPSHLPACPSLQHIASLQGSTVIELFHSSIAEVENEELRHLMWSSVVFYQTPGLEVTACVLLSTKAVYFVLHDGLRRYFSEPLQDFWHQKNTDYNNSPFHISQCFVLKLSDLQAVNVGLFDQHFRLTGSSPMQVVTCLTRDSYLTHCFLQHLMGVLSSLERTPSPEPVDKDFYSEFGNKTTGKLENYELIHSSRVKFTYPSEEEIGDLTYTVAQKMADPEKAPGLSILLYVQAFQVGTPPPGRCRSMLRPKTLLLTSAEIFLLDEDFVHYPLPEFAKEPPQRDRYRLDDGRRVRDLDRVLMGYQPYPQALTLVFDDVQGHDLMGNVTLDHFGEVPGGPGGAGQGREVQWQVFVPSAESREKLISLLARQWEALCGRELPVELTG; encoded by the exons ATGGCGGCTGTGGCGCGCAGCTTCGGGCCGGAGCGAGAGGCCGAGCCGGTCAAGGAGGCGCGGGTTGTGGGCTCTGAGCTCGTGGACACGTATACG GTTTATATCATCCAGGTCACTGACGGCAGCCACGAATGGACAGTCAAGCACCGCTACAGCGATTTCTACGATCTACATGAAAAG ctggttgcagaaaagaaaatagataaaaatctgcTTCCACCTAAAAAGATCATTGGGAAAAACTCGAGAAGCTTGgtggaaaagagggagaaggatcTGGAGATCTACCTGCAGACACTCCTGGCCGCCTTCCCTGGCGTGGCCCCCAGCGTGCTGGCCCACTTCTTACATTTTCATCTCTAC GAGATAAATGGCATCACCGCGGCACTGGCTGAGGAGCTCTTTGAAAAAG GAGAACAGCTCCTGGGGGCTGGCGAGGTCTTTGCCATCGGGCCCCTGCAGCTCTATGCGGTCACCGAGCAGCTGCAGCAGGGAAAGCCCACCTGTGCCAGTGGGGATGCCAAGACTGACCTCGGGCACATCCTGGACTTCACCTGTCGCCTTAAGTACCTGAAG GTTTCAGGCACAGAAGGACCGTTTGGGACCAGCAACATTCAGGAGCAACTCCTGCCTTTTGATTTGTCAATATTCAAGTCTCTTCACCAGGTGGAG ATAAGTCACTGTGGTGCCAGGCGCATCCGGGGACTCGTGGCATCGAAGCCCACCTTAGCCACAATGAGCGTCCGCTTCTCCGCAACCTCTATGAAG GAAGTCCTTGTTCCCGAAGCCTCGGAATTTGACGAGTGGGAGCCAGAAGGCACAGCCCTGGAAGGCCCTGTGACTGCCGTCATCCCCACATGGCAGGCCTTGACCACTCTAGACCTGAGCCACAACAGCATCTCAGAGATCGACGAGTCTGTG aAACTGATCCCAAAGATTGAGTTCCTGGACCTGAGTCACAATGGAGTGCTGGTTGTGGACAACCTGCAG CACCTCTACAACCTCGTGCACCTGGACCTGTCCTACAACAAGCTCTCCTCCTTGGAAGGGGTGCACACCAAACTGGGGAACATCAAGACCCTCAACCTGGCGGGCAACCTCCTGGAGAGCCTGAGTGGCCTGCACAAGCTCTATTCCCTGGTCAGCCTGGACCTCCGTGACAATAGGATCGAGCAG CTGGAGGAGGTCAGGAGCATCGGCAGCCTCCCGTGTCTGGAGCACGTGGCCCTGCTCAGCAACCCCCTGAGCATCCTCCCTGACTACCGGACCAAGGTGCTGGCGCAGTTCGGAGAGCGGGCCTCCGAG GTCTGTCTGGACAACACCGCGACCACAGAGAAGGAGCTGGACACTGTGGAAGTGCTCAAAGCAATTCAGAAAGCCAAGGAGGTCAAGTcaaagctgagccacccagagaagAAG GTCATTGAGGATTCCCGGCTCTCCGCTGCCCCTTGCATCCGACCCAGCGGCTCCCCTCCCAGTGTGGCTCCTGCCAcggcctccctgccccagcccatcCTCTCCAACCAAG GTATCATGTTCGTGCAGGAGGAGGCCCTGGCCAGCAGCCTCTCATCCACCGACAGTCTGACTCCCGAGGACCGGCCCATTGCCCGGGGATGCTCTGATTCCTTGGAGTCCATCCCTTCCGGACAG GCACCTTCTGATGATTTCCGGGACATCCCGGGAGCTGTTGGCGGTGTGAG CCCGGAGCACGCGGAGCCGGAGGTCCAGGTGGTGCCGGGGTCGGGCCAGATCATCTTCCTGCCCTTCACCTGTATCGGTTACACGGCCACCAACCAGGACTTCATCCAGCGCCTGAGCACGCTCATCCGGCAGGCCATCGAGCGGCAGCTGCCCGCCTGGATCGAGGCCGCCAACCAGCGGGAGGAGGGCCAGGGCGAGCAGGGCGAGGACGACGAGGACGACGAGGACGACGAGGACGCCGCGGAGAACCGCTACTTCGAAATGGGGCCCCCGGATgcggaggaagaggaggagggcggccgggtggaggaggaggaggaggaagaggaggaggaggaggagggcgaggaGGAGCGCCTGGCCCTGGAGTGGGCCCTGGGCGCGGACGAGGACTTCCTGCTGGAGCACATCCGCATCCTCAAGGTGTTGTGGTGCTTCCTGATCCACGTGCAGGACAGCATCCGCCAGTTCGCCGCCTGCCTCGTGCTCACCGACTTCGGCATCGCGGTCTTCGAGATCCCGCACCAGGAGTCGCGGGGCAGCAGCCAGCACATCCTGTCGGCCCTGCGCTTCGTCTTCTGCTTCCCGCACGGCGACCTCACCGAGTTCGGCTTCCTCATGCCGGAGCTGTGCCTGGTACTCAAGGTGCGGCACAGCGAGAACACGCTCTTCATCATCTCGGACGCCGCCGGCCTGCACGGGTTCCATGCCGACCTGCGCTCCTGCTTCGCCCCACAGCACATGGCCATGCTGTGCAGCCCCGTGCTCTATGGCAGCCACACCACCCTGCAGGAGTTCCTCCGCCAGCTGCTCACCTTCTACAAGGTGGCGGGCGGCTGCCAGGAGCGCAGCCAGGGCTGCTTCCCCGTCTACCTGGTCTACAGCGACAAGCGCATGGTGCAGACGGCTGCCGGCGACTACTCGGGCAACATCGAGTGGGCCAGCTGCACGCTCTGCTCTGCCGTGCGGCGCTCCTGCTGCGCGCCCTCCGAGGCTGTCAAGTCCGCTGCCATCCCCTACTGGCTGCTGCTCACGCCCCAGCACCTCAACGTCATCAAGGCCGACTTCAACCCCATGCCCAACCGTGGCACCCACAACTGTCGCAACCGCAACAGCTTCAAGCTCAGCCGCGTGCCGCTGTCCACAGTGCTGCTGGACCCCACGCGCAGCTGCACCCAACCGCGGGGCGCCTTCGCCGATGGCCACGTGCTGGAGCTGCTCGTGGGCTACCGCTTCGTCACTGCCATCTTCGTGCTGCCCCATGAGAAGTTCCACTTCCTGCGTATCTATAACCAGCTACGGGCCTCGCTGCAGGACCTAAAGACTGTGGTCATCGCCAAGACGCCTGCGACTGGGGCCCGGTCCCAGAGCCCCCTCGTGGAAGGCCAGGCTGCCGAGGACAGGGCCAG CAGTGACCAGCGGCCCCAGGAGGCCCCAGCAGAGGCCTCAGCTCCAGCACCAGCCCCAGCGGAGGCCCCAGCCTTGGACCTGGCCCCGGGGGAGGGCCCCGCTTTGGCCCTGGAAGAGGCCTTGTGCCCAGCAATGGCCACAGGCCCGGTGGAGCCCTCGCTTCCAGCTCCAGTCCCCGCAGAGGCCTCACGCCCGGCGGAGTCCCCAGAGGAGACCCCGGCGGAGAGCCCGGCCCCGGCCGAGCCCTCGGGGCCAGTGGAGGCCCCCGCTCAGTACCCGAGTGAGCACCTGATCCGCTCCACGTCGGAGGAGAATCAGATCCCGTCTCACCTGCCCGCCTGCCCGTCGCTGCAGCACATCGCCAGCCTGCAGGGAAGCACCGTCATCGAGCTGTTCCACAGCAGCATCGCCGAG GTGGAAAACGAGGAGCTGAGGCACCTCATGTGGTCCTCAGTGGTGTTCTACCAGACTCCAGGGCTGGAGGTGACCGCCTGCGTGCTGCTGTCCACCAAAGCCGTGTACTTTGTGTTGCACGATGGCCTCCGCCGCTACTTCTCAGAGCCCCTGCAGG ATTTCTGGCATCAGAAGAACACGGACTACAACAACAGTCCCTTCCACATCTCCCAGTGCTTTGTTTTAAAGCTCAGCGACTTGCAGGCAGTCAACGTTGGGCTTTTCGACCAGCATTTCCGGCTGACGG GCTCCTCCCCGATGCAAGTGGTTACCTGCCTGACCCGGGACAGCTACCTGACACACTGCTTCCTGCAGCACCTCATGGGTGTGCTGTCCTCACTAGAGCGCACGCCCTCGCCTGAGCCCGTCGACAAGGACTTCTACTCCGAGTTTGGGAACAAGACCACAG GGAAGCTGGAAAACTATGAGCTGATCCACTCAAGCCGTGTCAAGTTCACCTACCCCAGTGAGGAGGAAATCGGAGACCTGACATACACCGTGGCCCAGAAGATGGCCGACCCAGAGAAGGCCCCGGGCCTCAGCATCCTGCTGTATGTGCAGGCCTTCCAGGTGGGCACGCCGCCCCCTGGGCGCTGCAGGAGCATGCTGCGCCCTAAGACACTCCTGCTTACCAGTGCCGAGATCTTCCTCCTGGATGAAGATTTTGTGCACTACCCACTGCCTGAGTTCGCCAAAGAGCCACCACAGAGAGACCGGTACCGGCTGGACGACGGCCGCCGCGTCCGGGACCTGGACCGCGTGCTCATGGGCTACCAGCCCTACCCGCAGGCCCTAACCCTTGTGTTTGATGACGTGCAAGGCCACGACCTCATGGGCAACGTCACCCTGGACCACTTCGGCGAGGTGCCGGGGGGTCCTGGTGGAGCTGGCCAGGGCCGTGAGGTCCAGTGGCAGGTGTTCGTGCCCAGTGCTGAGAGCCGCGAGAAGCTCATCTCGCTGTTGGCTCGCCAGTGGGAGGCCCTGTGCGGCCGGGAGCTGCCCGTCGAGCTCACCGGCTAG
- the NISCH gene encoding nischarin isoform X2, with protein sequence MAAVARSFGPEREAEPVKEARVVGSELVDTYTVYIIQVTDGSHEWTVKHRYSDFYDLHEKLVAEKKIDKNLLPPKKIIGKNSRSLVEKREKDLEIYLQTLLAAFPGVAPSVLAHFLHFHLYEINGITAALAEELFEKGEQLLGAGEVFAIGPLQLYAVTEQLQQGKPTCASGDAKTDLGHILDFTCRLKYLKVSGTEGPFGTSNIQEQLLPFDLSIFKSLHQVEISHCGARRIRGLVASKPTLATMSVRFSATSMKEVLVPEASEFDEWEPEGTALEGPVTAVIPTWQALTTLDLSHNSISEIDESVKLIPKIEFLDLSHNGVLVVDNLQHLYNLVHLDLSYNKLSSLEGVHTKLGNIKTLNLAGNLLESLSGLHKLYSLVSLDLRDNRIEQLEEVRSIGSLPCLEHVALLSNPLSILPDYRTKVLAQFGERASEVCLDNTATTEKELDTVEVLKAIQKAKEVKSKLSHPEKKVIEDSRLSAAPCIRPSGSPPSVAPATASLPQPILSNQGILGDE encoded by the exons ATGGCGGCTGTGGCGCGCAGCTTCGGGCCGGAGCGAGAGGCCGAGCCGGTCAAGGAGGCGCGGGTTGTGGGCTCTGAGCTCGTGGACACGTATACG GTTTATATCATCCAGGTCACTGACGGCAGCCACGAATGGACAGTCAAGCACCGCTACAGCGATTTCTACGATCTACATGAAAAG ctggttgcagaaaagaaaatagataaaaatctgcTTCCACCTAAAAAGATCATTGGGAAAAACTCGAGAAGCTTGgtggaaaagagggagaaggatcTGGAGATCTACCTGCAGACACTCCTGGCCGCCTTCCCTGGCGTGGCCCCCAGCGTGCTGGCCCACTTCTTACATTTTCATCTCTAC GAGATAAATGGCATCACCGCGGCACTGGCTGAGGAGCTCTTTGAAAAAG GAGAACAGCTCCTGGGGGCTGGCGAGGTCTTTGCCATCGGGCCCCTGCAGCTCTATGCGGTCACCGAGCAGCTGCAGCAGGGAAAGCCCACCTGTGCCAGTGGGGATGCCAAGACTGACCTCGGGCACATCCTGGACTTCACCTGTCGCCTTAAGTACCTGAAG GTTTCAGGCACAGAAGGACCGTTTGGGACCAGCAACATTCAGGAGCAACTCCTGCCTTTTGATTTGTCAATATTCAAGTCTCTTCACCAGGTGGAG ATAAGTCACTGTGGTGCCAGGCGCATCCGGGGACTCGTGGCATCGAAGCCCACCTTAGCCACAATGAGCGTCCGCTTCTCCGCAACCTCTATGAAG GAAGTCCTTGTTCCCGAAGCCTCGGAATTTGACGAGTGGGAGCCAGAAGGCACAGCCCTGGAAGGCCCTGTGACTGCCGTCATCCCCACATGGCAGGCCTTGACCACTCTAGACCTGAGCCACAACAGCATCTCAGAGATCGACGAGTCTGTG aAACTGATCCCAAAGATTGAGTTCCTGGACCTGAGTCACAATGGAGTGCTGGTTGTGGACAACCTGCAG CACCTCTACAACCTCGTGCACCTGGACCTGTCCTACAACAAGCTCTCCTCCTTGGAAGGGGTGCACACCAAACTGGGGAACATCAAGACCCTCAACCTGGCGGGCAACCTCCTGGAGAGCCTGAGTGGCCTGCACAAGCTCTATTCCCTGGTCAGCCTGGACCTCCGTGACAATAGGATCGAGCAG CTGGAGGAGGTCAGGAGCATCGGCAGCCTCCCGTGTCTGGAGCACGTGGCCCTGCTCAGCAACCCCCTGAGCATCCTCCCTGACTACCGGACCAAGGTGCTGGCGCAGTTCGGAGAGCGGGCCTCCGAG GTCTGTCTGGACAACACCGCGACCACAGAGAAGGAGCTGGACACTGTGGAAGTGCTCAAAGCAATTCAGAAAGCCAAGGAGGTCAAGTcaaagctgagccacccagagaagAAG GTCATTGAGGATTCCCGGCTCTCCGCTGCCCCTTGCATCCGACCCAGCGGCTCCCCTCCCAGTGTGGCTCCTGCCAcggcctccctgccccagcccatcCTCTCCAACCAAG GCATCCTCGGAGATGAGTGA